The following nucleotide sequence is from Borrelia sp. A-FGy1.
TGATAATTCTAGGCTTAAAGAAGTTCTTGAAATAATAGTTAAAGAAGATCCTACTTTTAGTTATAAAGAGAGTAAGGAGACAGGACAATTGCTTATTTCTGGAATGGGAGAGTTACATCTTGATATTATTATTACGAGAATTAGAGATGAGTTTAAGCTTAATGTTTATACGGGAAGACCTCAGGTAAGTTATAGAGAGAGTTTGAGTTTAGAGATTGATGATGTATTTGAGTTTAGTAATATTTTTGCAGGCAAAGAGCTTAATTTAAAAATTGGTATGGTTATTAGTCCTTTAAATAGGGGAGAAGGCAATAAAATTGATTTTAAATGCAATATTGATCCTTTATTTAGAGATGCAATACTTAAGGGAATTACTTCCGCTTTTTCAAGTGGTGTTATTGGGTATCCTATTGTAGATACAGGAGTTAAGATAATTTCATTAAATTATGATAAAGGCAAGGTTAGTGAGTTTGCTGTTGAGTCAATAGCAGGGCTTATTTTTCATGAACTTTTTAAAAGAGCTAACCCTATTAAGCTTGAACCAATAATGATTTTGGAAATTAGAACTCCTGTTGAATATACTGGAGAGGTGGTTTCTACATTAAGTCATATTGGTGGAATTATTCATTCTATTAATAATATTGAGTGTTATGAAATAATAAAAGCCGAAGCAGCTTTTGAAAAGCTTTTTGGATATGCTTCTACTATAAGAAGTTCTACTAAGGGGAGAGGAATTTTTACTATGGAATTTTCTTATTTTAAAGAGAAGTGGGAATAGTTTGATTATTAATTTATTTTTAAATAATGTTATAATCTTTAGTACTAAAATTATTTATAGCTTTTTAGATTGATTAAGGATATTTTGATGTATCAGATAATCCAAAGATAATTCAAATTGGATTATTTGTTTTTGAGTTGTCTTGTGTTCCACTTAAGCACTTTTTTGATTTTTAAATTTTAAGTTTTGTAAATTTAAGACTGCTTTAAAGTTTGAAAGAGTATTACAAATCTTTTTGGTACATTCTATTGTCTGGATCCTTTTTTATTACTTTTTTTATTACTTTGTGTATTTATATTTTATAATTGGGGTTGGTATTCTAAAGTCTAAAATTAGAAAAATAAGAATGCATGTTTTCGGTTAATTTAAAAAGACAAAATGTAAATTAAATTTTCTATTTTTGGACAGAAGCAACTATTTAAAGGAAGAATCTTTTTACTAAGATCTATATGTTGCTTATTTTATCTTTTCACTTTTATTCTTTTAAGATTTTAAAACTTTATACTTAGAGCGTGTAAGTTCTAGATTTTAAACATTTTGTTAGTTTATTGTAATAATATTAAAATATAATTTTATTTTTTAAAAAAAGATTTTTTGTCTTTTAAATTATACTAGAATATTATGGTGGTTTTTTGATATCATGTCTTATTATTAATATTTTTTTATTTTAAAAATAAAAGGAGGTTGTGTTATGCAAGGTGAGAACATGGTTTCAATAAGAGGCGGTAATAGAAGAAAGATACTCCTTAGCTTAAAGAATATGCAACATTCAAGGACAGATTTAGCTCGTAAATTGTCATTAACAAATGCTGCTGTTACAATTCTTACTAATCAGATGATTAAGGAAAATATTTTAGTTGAAGTAGGTTCAAAAGAAACTGATATTAAGAAACACGGACGAAAAGAAATACTTCTCGATATTAATAAGGATTTTGCATATTCAATGGGAGTAATTATCTCGAGTAATTATTTTCAGATAGGAATTGCAAATCTTAAATGTGAGGTTTTGATAAGTGAAACTTATTCTTTTGAACCTCCAGTTAGTGCTTATGAAATTTTGGAAAAGATTAAGGATCACATGATTGAGATTATATGGAAGCATAATTTTTCAAGAGATAAGTTTATCGGATTAGGTTTTAGTATTACTGGAATAATTAAGGATAAAGAGTCTGGGATTGTTAATGATAGCCATGGGTCATGGATTGAAAATGATATTCCTGTTAAGGCTATACTAGAGGAATATTTTTCACTTACAGTGTATCTTGAAAGTTATGTTAAAAACCTTTCTCTTGCTGAATTTATGGGCAAAAATGTAGATAATATCATGTTTTTTGATTACACGGATACTGCTGAGCTTTCTATTTGGTCTGAGGGTAATGTTTATTCGGGATTTAATAATAGGTCTGGTATGGTTAGTCATATGGTTATTGACTATGGTGGGGAGAAAAATTGTCCTACTTGTGGGAATAAGGGGTGTGTTAATATGTTAATATCTAATTTTGCACTTCAACGTTTAATATCAAAGGAATTTATGAATGGAGAGATACCTGAGCTTTATGATAAATATGAAGGTAGGCTTAAAAAAGTTACCATATATGATATTTTTTCTCTTCATGAAAAATATGAATTTGTACGGAGAATAATGGAAGATACAGTAAAGTATTTAGCAATAGTTATCATTAATATTCAAAGAGTTCTTGATTTTAATTATTTGGTTCTTTATGGACAAAGTTTTAAGCTTAAAAGCTTTTTTGATTTGTTAAAAGAGGAAATTAAAAAGTTAAATAAGGAGAGTATAATATTAAAGCTTAGTTCTCTTGATACTGAAGTATCCGTTATTGGACCTGCATCTAGTGTTATTTTTAATAAGTTTTATTTAACAGGAGGGGATATTGATTAATATTTTCTTTTTTTGTATTGTATATTTTGTAATATTTTTGCAAATGAGGATAGTTTTTAGTGTTTAATGGTTTAGGTTCAGGTTTTAGAAATTTTGTAAAGTATGTTTCTGGAAAGTCTGTAATAAATGAAAAAAATATTGAAGAGGCTGTAGATGCTATTAGGAATGCCTTAATTGATGCTGATGTTAATTTGAAAGTCGTTAGACATTTTGTAAATTCTGTTTTTGAAGAAGCAAAAGGAATTAAAGTTTTAAGGAATATTGATCCTAAATCCCAGTTTATTAAAATTGTTAATGATAAGCTTGTAAGTTTTTTAGGGGATAGGCATTCTGATCTTGTTTTAAATCCCGTTAATAAACAATCATATATTTTGGTAGTTGGTCTTCAGGGATCTGGTAAAACTACGACTTGCGCAAAGCTTGCGGTGCGACTTAAAAGTGAAAATAGAAAGATTCTTCTTGTAGCGGCGGATACTTTTAGAGCAGCCGCAGTTGATCAGTTAAAGATTTTGGGCAGTCAAATTGGTATTTGTGTTTTTGCCCTTGAGGAAGAGGAAGATCCTCTTAGGGTTATAAGAGCAGCTGTTAAATATGCTAAAGTGGAACTTTTCGATACTATTATAGTGGATACTAGAGGTCGTCTTGAGGTGGAAGAGTTATTATTAAGAGAGATAGAAGAAATTAAGAAAATGATTGTTCCTGTAGAAACAATATTAGTAGCAGATGCTATGACAGGTCAGATTGCTGTAAATATTGCAAAAGAATTTAATGATAGAATTGGAATTACAGGTGTAATTTTAACAAAGTTTGATTCTGACGCTAGAGGTGGTGCAATTATATCTCTTAAGACTATATGTGGGGCTCCTATTAAATTTGTGGGGGTTGGAGAGAGACCGGAAGATCTTGATGTTTTTTATCCAGATAGAGTTGCTTCACGCATTCTTGGTATGGGAGACGTTGTTAGTCTTGTTGAAAAGGCTCAATCTGTTATAAATAAAGAAGAAGCTTTAAAACTTGAAGATAAGCTTAAAAAAGCTAGTTTTAATTTTGAAGATTACTTAAGTCAGTTTAGATATATGAAAGATATGGGTGGAATTTCTAGTTTGATGGGAATGCTTCCTGGTATTTCTTCAGAAATGTTTGGTTCTAAAGTTAATGAAAGGGAGCTTAAAAGAGAGGAGGCAATCATTTGTTCTATGACTAAAAAAGAAAGATTAAATCCTATTTTTTTGAATAATCCTTCGAGAAAGAGAAGAATAGCTTTAGGTAGTGGAACAACAATTTTTGAAGTAAATAAACTTATTAAAAAGTTTAGTCAGACAACTTTAATGATGAAAAAAATGAAAAATAAAAGCTTTCAAAATAAGATAGCATCTCTTTTGGGAGGAAAAGGAGGAATTATAAATTGAGTGTTAAAATAAGATTGAAAAGAATGGGTTCAAATAAAAGGCCTTATTATCGAATTGTAGTTATAGATTCTGCTTCACCTAGAGATGGACGAGCTATTGAAGAGCTTGGATATTATCATCCTGTTGAAAAACAGAATCAAATTAAAATAAATGAAGATAAATTTAAAGATTGGATAAATAAAGGAGCTATTCCAAGTGATACAGTTAAGAAGCTTTTAAATAAAAGTAGGTTTAAAGAGGGTAGATAGGAGGACATAATGAAAGAATACGGTAATGAAAT
It contains:
- a CDS encoding ROK family protein, which codes for MQGENMVSIRGGNRRKILLSLKNMQHSRTDLARKLSLTNAAVTILTNQMIKENILVEVGSKETDIKKHGRKEILLDINKDFAYSMGVIISSNYFQIGIANLKCEVLISETYSFEPPVSAYEILEKIKDHMIEIIWKHNFSRDKFIGLGFSITGIIKDKESGIVNDSHGSWIENDIPVKAILEEYFSLTVYLESYVKNLSLAEFMGKNVDNIMFFDYTDTAELSIWSEGNVYSGFNNRSGMVSHMVIDYGGEKNCPTCGNKGCVNMLISNFALQRLISKEFMNGEIPELYDKYEGRLKKVTIYDIFSLHEKYEFVRRIMEDTVKYLAIVIINIQRVLDFNYLVLYGQSFKLKSFFDLLKEEIKKLNKESIILKLSSLDTEVSVIGPASSVIFNKFYLTGGDID
- the rpsP gene encoding 30S ribosomal protein S16, translating into MSVKIRLKRMGSNKRPYYRIVVIDSASPRDGRAIEELGYYHPVEKQNQIKINEDKFKDWINKGAIPSDTVKKLLNKSRFKEGR
- the ffh gene encoding signal recognition particle protein; protein product: MFNGLGSGFRNFVKYVSGKSVINEKNIEEAVDAIRNALIDADVNLKVVRHFVNSVFEEAKGIKVLRNIDPKSQFIKIVNDKLVSFLGDRHSDLVLNPVNKQSYILVVGLQGSGKTTTCAKLAVRLKSENRKILLVAADTFRAAAVDQLKILGSQIGICVFALEEEEDPLRVIRAAVKYAKVELFDTIIVDTRGRLEVEELLLREIEEIKKMIVPVETILVADAMTGQIAVNIAKEFNDRIGITGVILTKFDSDARGGAIISLKTICGAPIKFVGVGERPEDLDVFYPDRVASRILGMGDVVSLVEKAQSVINKEEALKLEDKLKKASFNFEDYLSQFRYMKDMGGISSLMGMLPGISSEMFGSKVNERELKREEAIICSMTKKERLNPIFLNNPSRKRRIALGSGTTIFEVNKLIKKFSQTTLMMKKMKNKSFQNKIASLLGGKGGIIN